The Cetobacterium sp. ZOR0034 nucleotide sequence ATGAAAATATCCGAAGACCTTTCTGAAGAGTTAGAGTTATATGTGAAAGAAACAAGACAGACACTTGTTCCTGCAAAGAGTAATCTTGTATTTTCGGGATTTAGTAGACAATCATTTAGAGCAAGATTTATGTCTCTTGGAAAAAAATCTGGAATAGAAAGAGAGATAACTCCAAATATGTTGAGAAATACTTTGAAAACTATGGTAAAATATAATGATGAGAGTAATGAAGAACAATTTCTTTTAGAATTAAAAGAAAAGTACTTTAAAATTGGAATAGGAGATGATTAAAGGTGAAAGCTGGATTTATAGCTGTTGTAGGTAGACCAAATGTTGGAAAATCTACATTAATAAATAAACTTGTAAATGAGAAAGTGGCTATTGTTTCTGATAAAGCGGGAACGACTAGAGATACAATAAAAGGGATTTTAAATTTTAATGATAATCAATATATATTCGTGGATACTCCAGGAATACATAAGCCAAAGCATCTATTAGGAGAACATATGACTAATAGTGCTGTGAGAGTTCTTAAGGATGTAGATGTTATAGCTATGGTAATAGATGCTTCTCAAGAAATTAGTACAGGAGATTTATTTGTATTAGAAAAAGTTAAAGAAGCAAGAAAAACACCAAGAGTTCTAATTGTAAATAAAATAGATAAAATAAACGATGAAGAGCTAATTCTAAAAAGAGCTGAGATTGCAGAAAAACTTGGTGAATTTGATGCTATAGTAGAAATT carries:
- the era gene encoding GTPase Era, translated to MKAGFIAVVGRPNVGKSTLINKLVNEKVAIVSDKAGTTRDTIKGILNFNDNQYIFVDTPGIHKPKHLLGEHMTNSAVRVLKDVDVIAMVIDASQEISTGDLFVLEKVKEARKTPRVLIVNKIDKINDEELILKRAEIAEKLGEFDAIVEIAGQYAIGVPKLLEALDPFLEDGMKYYPDDMYTDMPMYRVITEVVREKILERTRDEIPHSVAIEIINVTRRDNGKDKFDINIYVERDSQKGIIIGKQGKMLKEIGTQARKDIENLIGVQIYLELWVKVKDDWRKKKPFLKELGYVEEK